From the Arthrobacter sp. PM3 genome, one window contains:
- a CDS encoding TetR/AcrR family transcriptional regulator: MSEKLARILNAATTCIARSGVRGMRVNDVAAEAGVSPGLLYYHFTDRAGLLAATLDHINKQVGKDDAAPASPEAGDPARHFRHLLLDEIKDDVDVRRNSVAWNELRACSIFEQELAEPLSRTTAEWNREIARALVAATDGTSQEEAAVTAEILTCLVEGISGRWLNGFISTDHARSLVTTAINSLTAAHGSAVAGRS, encoded by the coding sequence ATGAGTGAAAAACTAGCCAGGATCCTCAACGCCGCCACGACGTGCATCGCCAGGAGCGGCGTCCGCGGAATGCGGGTCAATGATGTGGCTGCCGAGGCCGGAGTTTCACCAGGCCTCCTGTACTACCACTTCACCGACCGGGCCGGCCTGCTTGCCGCGACGCTTGACCACATCAACAAGCAGGTGGGCAAGGACGACGCCGCCCCCGCGTCCCCCGAAGCCGGCGACCCCGCCCGGCACTTCAGGCACCTGCTCCTGGACGAGATCAAGGACGACGTCGACGTCCGCCGGAATTCGGTGGCGTGGAACGAGCTCCGGGCCTGCTCCATCTTCGAACAGGAACTGGCGGAACCGCTTTCCCGGACAACGGCGGAGTGGAACCGGGAGATCGCCCGCGCCCTGGTGGCCGCCACCGACGGGACGAGCCAGGAGGAGGCCGCCGTCACCGCGGAGATCCTCACCTGTTTGGTGGAAGGGATCTCCGGCCGCTGGCTCAACGGGTTCATCAGCACGGATCACGCGCGTTCACTGGTGACGACGGCGATCAACTCACTCACCGCCGCACATGGTTCCGCCGTCGCCGGCAGGAGCTGA
- a CDS encoding cytosine permease, with translation MISTRIRKDADPAGAASAHKDRFGRIESAGIELIPDEQRTSRPRNLFTVFFGGNFAFSVIVFGWLPITFGLNFIGAVTASLAGLIVGTALIGPMALLGPRTGTNNTVSSAAHFGTRGRLIGSALTLLFALAYAAIAVWTSGDALVAAAERLLGVPVDGTTLAIGYAVISVEIVLVALFGHGTVVAMQRFVAPVVGILLLLGVVAFAPTFSPTSAHTDYLLGDFWPTWILAAVISVGGPLSYAPTLGDYSRRVSRKRHSDRSVAGATCLGVFLGLFVTALFGAFTAAAIPELGGSYVADLVRAAPVWYLLPILIIALAGGLGQGVLNLYASGLDLEALFPRLRRIHTTLITSVIAVGLLYLGVFVFNAVDSITAMTLVLNGFAGPWVAINVLGFLIARRGKYHAGDLQLFRANGPRGRYWFNNGWNLRAVAPWAIGSVFGLLATDTSLYTGPLSQLAGGIDLSFLGSTIVAAAGYLLALRLWPETAAAVEPAQAEAEDVLLSNHE, from the coding sequence ATGATCAGCACGCGCATTCGCAAAGACGCGGATCCCGCCGGTGCCGCATCCGCGCACAAGGACCGTTTTGGCCGCATCGAGTCGGCCGGCATTGAACTCATTCCCGACGAACAACGCACCTCCCGCCCCCGGAACCTGTTCACCGTCTTCTTCGGCGGCAACTTCGCCTTCTCTGTCATCGTTTTCGGCTGGCTTCCCATAACCTTCGGCCTGAACTTCATTGGGGCAGTGACGGCCAGTCTGGCCGGCCTCATCGTCGGTACGGCCCTGATTGGCCCGATGGCACTCCTGGGACCGCGGACCGGGACCAACAACACCGTTTCCAGCGCCGCGCACTTCGGCACGCGCGGAAGGTTGATCGGCTCGGCATTGACACTGCTGTTCGCGCTGGCCTACGCCGCCATCGCCGTCTGGACCTCGGGCGACGCGCTGGTTGCCGCCGCCGAGCGGTTGCTGGGCGTGCCCGTCGACGGCACCACCTTGGCCATCGGCTACGCCGTGATCTCCGTGGAAATCGTCCTGGTGGCGCTCTTCGGCCACGGCACGGTGGTGGCGATGCAGAGATTCGTCGCCCCGGTGGTCGGCATTCTGCTGCTCCTCGGCGTCGTCGCCTTCGCCCCCACGTTCAGCCCAACCTCCGCCCACACCGACTACCTTCTGGGCGATTTCTGGCCCACCTGGATCCTGGCCGCCGTCATTTCCGTCGGAGGTCCGCTGTCCTACGCGCCCACCCTGGGCGACTACAGCCGGCGCGTCTCTCGAAAGCGACACTCGGACCGTTCCGTGGCTGGCGCCACCTGCCTCGGCGTGTTCCTGGGGCTTTTTGTCACGGCCCTCTTCGGCGCCTTCACGGCCGCGGCGATTCCGGAGCTCGGCGGCTCCTACGTTGCGGACCTAGTGCGCGCCGCGCCGGTCTGGTATCTGCTGCCCATCCTGATCATCGCGCTGGCCGGCGGACTCGGCCAGGGGGTACTCAATCTCTACGCCAGCGGGCTGGACCTCGAAGCCCTCTTCCCGCGGCTGCGCCGCATCCACACCACGCTCATCACGTCGGTGATCGCCGTCGGCCTGCTGTACCTTGGCGTCTTCGTGTTCAACGCCGTGGACTCCATCACCGCCATGACGCTGGTGCTCAACGGATTCGCCGGCCCCTGGGTGGCCATCAACGTCCTGGGTTTCCTGATCGCCCGCCGCGGCAAGTACCACGCCGGGGACCTCCAGCTGTTCCGCGCGAACGGCCCCCGCGGCCGGTACTGGTTCAACAACGGCTGGAACCTGCGTGCCGTCGCTCCCTGGGCCATCGGATCGGTCTTCGGTCTGCTGGCCACCGACACGTCCCTGTATACCGGCCCGCTCTCGCAGCTCGCCGGGGGAATCGACCTCAGCTTCCTCGGATCCACGATCGTCGCAGCGGCAGGTTACCTGCTGGCCCTGCGGCTGTGGCCCGAAACCGCTGCTGCGGTGGAGCCGGCTCAGGCTGAAGCTGAGGACGTATTACTGTCAAACCATGAGTGA